One Delphinus delphis chromosome 3, mDelDel1.2, whole genome shotgun sequence genomic region harbors:
- the SNAPC2 gene encoding snRNA-activating protein complex subunit 2 — protein sequence MKPPQRRRAAPARYLGEVTGPAAWSAREKRQLLRLLQARRGKPEPDAAELARQLSGRSEVEIQDFLRQLKGRVLRKATRRMHPGGPQGPRRRETQTPAPIEVWMDLAEKITGPLEEALTVAFSQVLTIAATEPISLLYSQPPKPTQARGKLLLLSAPGRQEDLGPEAPGPAPKTQGPAPEASSESLAGPSAEEDFSVDFEKIYKYLSSISRGGQGPELSPAESAVVLDLLMALPEELSRLPCAALVEHMSDTYLRLMAPQPDPASGGLGSGAEDDGTGSRGQEEAGQATPQAPENAGPSEPISTWQAAGICPLNPFLVPLELLGQVATPAR from the exons ATGAAGCCCCCGCAGCGGCGGCGAGCGGCCCCGGCGCGCTATCTGGGTGAGGTGACCGGCCCCGCGGCCTGGAGCGCCCGCGAGAAGCGGCAGCTGTTACGACTACTGCAGGCGCGACGGGGCAAGCCGGAGCCGGACGCCGCCGAGCTGGCCCGGCAGCTGTCGGGCCGGAGCGAGGTCGAG ATCCAGGACTTTCTCCGGCAGCTCAAGGGCCGAGTGCTCCGAAAGGCCACTCGGAGGATGCATCCAGGTGGCCCACAGGGTCCCAGGCGCCGGGAAACACAGACCCCGGCCCCCATCGAG GTGTGGATGGATCTGGCTGAGAAGATAACAGGCCCGCTGGAGGAGGCCCTGACCGTGGCTTTCTCACAG GTGCTCACCATCGCAGCCACGGAGCCCATCAGCCTCCTGTACTCCCAGCCCCCCAAGCCCACGCAGGCTCGTGGAAAGCTACTGCTCCTCAGCGCCCCTGGAAGGCAGGAGGACCTGGGCCCTGAGgctcctggccccgcccccaAGACACAAGGCCCTGCCCCTGAGGCATCCTCTGAGTCCCTGGCTGGCCCGTCCGCTGAGGAAGACTTTTCTGTGGACTTCGAGAAGATCTACAAGTACCTGTCGTCCATCTCCCGCGGCGGCCAAGGCCCGGAGCTTTCCCCAGCTG AGTCAGCTGTGGTCCTTGACCTGCTCATGGCACTTCCTGAGGAGTTGTCCCGCCTGCCCTGCGCTGCCCTGGTTGAACATATGTCAGATACGTACCTACGCCTGATGGCCCCCCAGCCCGACCCTGCCAGTGGGGGCCTGGGGTCTGGGGCTGAGGATGACGGGACAGGTTCCAGGGGGCAAGAGGAGGCTGGCCAGGCCACTCCTCAGGCCCCCGAGAATGCTGGGCCCAGCGAACCGATATCCACTTGGCAAGCAGCTGGGATCTGCCCCCTGAACCCATTCCTGGTGCCCCTGGAGCTTCTGGGCCAGGTGGCCACCCCTGCAAGGTGA
- the CTXN1 gene encoding cortexin-1, with product MSATWTLSPEPLPPSTGPPVGAGLDAEQRTVFAFVLCLLVVLVLLMVRCVRILLDPYSRMPASSWTDHKEALERGQFDYALV from the coding sequence ATGAGCGCGACGTGGACGCTGTCCCCCGAGCCGCTGCCGCCATCGACGGGGCCCCCGGTAGGCGCGGGCCTGGACGCGGAGCAGCGCACCGTGTTCGCCTTCGTGCTGTGCCTGCTCGTGGTGCTGGTGCTGCTGATGGTTCGCTGCGTGCGTATCCTGCTCGACCCCTACAGCCGCATGCCCGCCTCGTCCTGGACAGACCACAAGGAGGCGCTCGAGCGCGGGCAGTTCGACTACGCGCTGGTCTGA
- the TIMM44 gene encoding mitochondrial import inner membrane translocase subunit TIM44 gives MTPREGHTGSSSMAAAAALRGCWCRCPRRCLGGGVRFLSSHNLVPLPHGTYQMPRPSGELTLSRSYSSGNRKGFLSGLLDNIKQELAKNKEMKESIKKFRDEARKLEESDALQEARRKYRTIESETMRTGEVIRKKLGEITGTVKESLDEVSKSDLGRKIKEGVEEAAKTAKQSAESVSKGGEKLGRTAAFKALSQGVESVKKEIDESVLGQTGPYRRPERLRKRKEFSGEKFKEEKVFEANEEALGVVLHKDSKWYQQWKDFRDNNVVFNRFFEMKMKYDESDNAFIRASRLLTDKVTDLLGGLFSKTEMSEVLTEILRVDPAFDKDRFLQQCENDIIPNVLEAMISGELDILKDWCYEATYSQLAHPIQQAKALGLQFHSRILDIDNIDLAMGKMMEQGPVLIITFQAQLVMVIKNPKGEVVEGDPDKVLRMLCVWALCRDQGELNPYAAWRLLDISASSTEQVL, from the exons ATGACGCCGCGAGAAGGTCACACGGGATCTTCCAgcatggcggcggcggcggcgctgcgGGGATGCTGGTGCCGCTGCCCGCGG AGATGCCTTGGAGGTGGAGTCCGTTTTCTCTCCAGCCACAACCTAGTGCCACTACCCCATGGTACCTATCAGATGCCCCGGCCGAGTGGAGAGCTGACCCTG TCCAGATCCTATTCTTCTGGAAACAGGAAAGGCTTTCTCTCCGGCTTGCTAGATAATATCAAACAAGAATtagccaaaaacaaagaaatgaaagaaagtataaaaaagtTCCGAGACGAGGCCCGGAAGCTGGAAGAGTCCGATGCGCTCCAGGAAGCCAGGAGGAAATAC AGAACCATTGAATCAGAAACCATGCGGACGGGCGAGGTGATCAGGAAGAAGCTGGGGGAGATCACCGGCACCGTGAAGGAG AGTCTTGACGAAGTCAGTAAAAGTGACCTTGGCCGGAAAATCAAGGAGGGTGTGGAAGAAGCAGCCAAGACCGCCAAGCAGTCGGCTGAGTCTGTGTCCAAAGGTGGGGAGAAGCTTGGCAGGACCGCCGCCTTCAAAGCCCTCTCCCAG GGTGTGGAGTCCGTCAAGAAGGAGATCGACGAGAGTGTCCTGGGGCAGACCGGGCCCTACAGGCGGCCCGAGCGgctcaggaaaaggaaagagttcTCGGGAGAGAAATTCAAGGAAGAGAAAGTGTTTGAGGCCAATGA ggaggccctgggggTCGTGCTGCACAAGGACTCCAAGTGGTATCAGCAGTGGAAGGACTTCAGGGACAACAACGTGGTGTTTAATC GGTTCTTCGAGATGAAGATGAAGTATGACGAAAGCGACAACGCTTTCATCCGGGCGTCTCGCCTGCTGACAGACAAGGTCACAGACTTGCTGG GGGGCCTGTTCTCGAAGACGGAGATGTCGGAGGTGCTCACGGAGATCCTGCGGGTGGACCCCGCCTTCGACAAGGACCGCTTTCTGCAGCAGTGTGAGAACGACATCATCCCCAACGTCCTGGAG GCCATGATTTCTGGAGAGCTCGACATTCTCAAAGACTGGTGCTATGAAGCT accTACAGCCAGTTGGCCCACCCGATCCAGCAGGCCAAGGCGCTGGGCCTCCAGTTCCACTCCCGCATCCTGGACATCGACAACATCGAC TTGGCCATGGGCAAGATGATGGAGCAGGGCCCTGTGCTGATCATCACCTTCCAGGCCCAGCTGGTGATGGTGATCAAGAATCCCAAAGGCGAGGTGGTCGAGGGTGACCCG GACAAGGTACTGCGAATGCTGTGCGTGTGGGCTCTCTGCCGAGACCAGGGCGAGCTCAACCCCTATGCGGCCTGGCGGCTCTTGGACATCTCCGCCTCCAGCACAGAGCAGGTCCTCTGA